TCGACGCCGCCAGCATGGACTTCATCCGCCGCCCCGAGGAGTTCGACGTGGTCGTCGCCTCCAACCTCTTCGGCGACATCCTCACCGACATCGGTGCCATCGTCACCGGGAGCATGGGGCTCGCACCGTCGGGCAACATCAACGTCGACGGCGACTACCCCTCGATGTTCGAACCGGTCCACGGGAGCGCCCCCGACATCGTCGGACAGGGCGTCGCGAACCCGCTCGCGACGGTGCTCTCCGGCGCGATGCTGTTCGAAGACCTCGGCGAGGAGGCCGTCTCGGAGGCGCTCTGGGCGGCGGTGCGCGACCTCCTCGCGGACGGGGACGCGCCCCGGACGCCGGACCTCGGCGGCGACGCGTCGACGGTCGACGTCGTCGCGGCGCTGGAGACACGGCTCTGAGCGAGCGGCGGTCGAAGGAACGGGAGTCGTCTCTACTGGTCGGTGTCGGGTTTCACCATGACGACGGGCGTCTCGGCCGAGAGGATGACCGACTGGGAGACGCTCCCGAAGAGCGCCTTCCCGACCGCCGAGCGCTTGCGCCCCGCGACGACGATGTACTCGGCTCCCACCCGCGTCGCGTAGCTGACGATTTCGTCGGCCGGGTCGCCGACCAGCCCGACGGGCTCGGCGTCCGCGTCGGCGTCCTGTATCGCTTCGG
The nucleotide sequence above comes from Halomarina ordinaria. Encoded proteins:
- a CDS encoding universal stress protein — its product is MPIVAAVDRTDRASDIIAEARRLGEAFDEPVHAVHVLTRDEFVSLQRTNVSETGSAVPVEEIEAIATEIATEAIQDADADAEPVGLVGDPADEIVSYATRVGAEYIVVAGRKRSAVGKALFGSVSQSVILSAETPVVMVKPDTDQ